The following nucleotide sequence is from Vulpes lagopus strain Blue_001 chromosome 1, ASM1834538v1, whole genome shotgun sequence.
taaaaaagaaataattatagattcacaaaaagttgcaaagatatAGAGAGGTTCCTTCTACTTGGTTTTCCCCAGCGGTTGCATCTTACATCCTTACAACACAAAAACCAGGAATTTGACATGGGAACAAGGTGTATAGTCCATGTGTAGACGTGTGTGACCATCATGATCAGATCACAGAACTACtgaggcagcctggggggctcagtggtttagtgctgccctcgggccggggtgtgatcctggagacccgggatggagtcccacgtcgggctccctgcctgtgtctctgcccgtctctctgtgtgtctcatgaataagtaaataaaatcttaaaaaaaaaaaaaaaaagggggatccctgggtggcgcagtggtttggcgcctgcctttggcccagggtgtgatcctggagacccgggatcgaatcccacgtcgggctcccggtgcatggagcctgcttccccctctgcctgtgtctctgcctctctctctctctgtgtgtgactatcataaataaataaaaattgaaaaaaaaaaaaacaatgtatgttAACTTCTCGAATTAAAGCAATGGCTCAGTTAGAACTGatgtaattactttaaaaaaaaaaaaaggaatacagaacTATTTTATTAACACAAGGATTTCCCTTGCTCTTCTCTTTACATCCACACCCACCCCATCCCTCAGTACAAAGGTCTTGTAACTCCGTTGTAAGAggagtatttattttctatttgaaccTGGTCCAGTCTGTTTCATCTCTGTAAAACACCGTTCCCATCCTTTGTTCCCATCCTGTGAATTCATGTCACACTTAATAGGTcctcatcctcaatttctttcttttcttttctttctttctttctttctttctttctttctttctttctttctcttcttcctttttttctttcttcttttttctttctttctttctttctttctttctttctttctttctttctttcttttcttttctttcttttctcatcctcAATTTCAAAGACAATGCAATCAACCCGCTCCTCCACTTATTTGCCTTATTCCAGAATTCGGTTCAGAAGACACACAAATACACCTGACCTGAGGTGCACTCCCTTCTCAAGGCTGGGGTCcactttttcctgtctttttgctAAGGGCCCCTCTTTGGTTTTCCTGGTTTCAGGCTCTTTTCTCACATCACTGGCAAGTCTCCAGACCCTGATACCTAATTTATTATTCCAACATAAAGGAACCAGATTTCCAAAACAGGACTGACTCCACGAATTTACTGATTCGCTGCTGGGAGATTCACAGCGGACCAATAGGGTTGGTTCCACCTACCAAGAAAATTCGAAATACACTTGCAGGGTTGCATgcggatatttattttttttataatttttatttatttatgatagtcacacagaaagagagagagaggggggcagagacacaggcagagggagaagcaggctccatgcaccgggagcccgacgtgggattcgatcccaggtctccaggatcgcgccctggggcaaaggcaggtgccaaaccgctgcgccacccagggatccctgcatgcggatatttaaaaaaagaaaaagagaaagtgatggCCCTACGGTGGCTTAGTGGAACCTCGGTGCAGCTCAGGAAATGTGTGGGCCACAGGGCTCAACCCTGGCCCTCCAGTCTTCAAACTCGAAGGGCACTTGGGGGCTCGGGCTCTCCGACCGCCTTCCCggagcgcggcgggggcgggggcgggcgcgggcggggaggTCCCTGCGCTCCACACCTGCCGCCGCCTCCCGGCCCTGCGCTCACTTCCCCCGGTGCAGTCTTGCGGGGGGCCCGGGGCAGCGTTTACCTCGCAGACCGGAGCCGCGACTGCAGCCTGGATTCTGCGGATACTGAGCCACGCGGGACGCCGCTTCCCCGAGCCGGCCGCGCCCGCCCtgcgccgccgcccgggccccgcgcTCCCGCGCCCCCGGCCTCTGCGGGCATCACCGCACTCTCCGTGCACGCCGAGGCCCACGGGACCCCGAGACCTCAGGCCCGCCCTCCGCGCGGCTTCGGGGCCGcctccgcccgccccgcgcccccggcctcTCCCGCCGCCCGCGGCCATGGCGGCCCGGCGGGGCCCGGCGCTCGCGCTCGCCAGCCTCGGACGGCGGCCGCCCGCGCCGCTCGGGGGCGGAGGCCGGGGCCCGCGGGCCCGCGGCGCGGCCCTGTGCTCCGCTCCCGGGGGAGACCGCggaggccccgcgccccgctcgcCGGAAGGACCGGCCGGCGCGGAGAGGCGCCCGGCGAGCGAAGAGTTAACGGCGGCCGAGCGGCGGATCGCGGACCTGCACGCCGCCGCCTGCGCGgtgaggccccgcccccagccccgcccacccggcccgggccccgcccacccggcttcgggcccgccccgcccacccggcccgggccccgcccacCCGGCTTCGGGCCCGCCCCGCCTCGCCCCGTCCacccggcccgggccccgcccacCCGGCCTGCCCCGCCGGGCTTCGGTCCCgcccaccccggccccgcccacctggCTCTGGCCACGCCcacccggctccggctccggccccgccccgggccccgtgCGCCTGCGCGCCGCCGGCCGCGGGAGAGGTCGCTGCAAGCCCGCGCCCTGCTCCCTCCGGCTTCCCGCTCCGACCCTCAGTTCCCTCTGATGGGCAAAGAGCTAACGCGCGTCTGCATTAAATGTGGGTCCTTTGTGATCAGCGGCCGAGCTAAACTCCGGTGCCAGTTTGGGCCCCATCAGGACggcgtgtgcgcgtgtgtgcgcgtgtgcgcgtgtgtgcgcgcggGGGGGTTCCCAGGGCGTTGGTGGAGGACGCAGAGGAGCTGAGAAGTcacggagaagcaggctgtgtGTTTGTACTCTCGGTTAAACATTTAGCCATCCAATGATACTaataatgcacattttttttctctttttttttaatgcaaaattttttttaaaaaacttaatttttgctTCTATCCTTTCGTCCCTTCTCTCCACCCTAACAGCACAGCTGTAAAGGAAACTCTAATCAGGCACTTGCATTCTTCCCAGACCCATCTTGAGCTCCGTTGTCTTCTGTTTGGAGGGTCAGGCCATCACTTACCAGTACCGATATCACCATCATCTCCCCCCAGAGTTGCTAGCACCTCAGACTGTATCAGTTTGAAGGGagcattttcattctcttgagaGAGCAGAAGATTTGTAGCATGAAGATGTAGAAAACGATGCAAAAGTAACCTATTTAATTCACTGTGTGTGACCAGTATTTGATGTCTGGTGTAGGTACAGTTACCTGGTGATGCTTGAGCCAAGGGAGTAGAGAAGAAAACTTTGgagattttctaaaattctaatcCCCCCTCTCCCGCCCACTGCCAGTGAGTAGGCCCTGGAAATCCACTGTTTGGCTCATGGAAGTGTTGAAACCTCTGCATAAAGATTCATCAGGAAATGACTGGCAGCTTTTGATTGATCTTGTTTATAGTCGGTTAAAAATAACGTGTACTTTGTTGCCAATCATCACCCTATATGTAAGGCGATTATATGCAAAAGTTTCATTCTTTATAGAGCAAAGAGCGTGTGAAGACTGGTCGGTCAGcctgggaaaggagagggatttttttctcacttaaggattttttttccacactTGTTTCAGCAGCGTCGGTATCACAGGTGAAGTAGCTATCTGGGGACCAGAAGTGAATCCGAAAACAAgtctgtggttttgctttttcaacaaatcagagccccccccccccccaagggtcctgtccccacACCTCCAGGCAGATGGGTCTCTTACCTTTCTCGGTTCTGATCTGCATCACTGAACATCTTGTTTGCCAGCCACCGTCAGCATTCTGGTCACATCTTTGTTGCCACTATTACTTTAGGCTCCTTTCCTGGGGACAAATGAAGTTTGTGTGGGCAGCCAACAAGCTCAAAGTTTTGCAGTCAACAcggagagcaggagaggcagcACAGATGCAGGAGCAGTCTGTTCGTTAGGCTTCCAGGTTGCTAGATAATTGCCCTCAGAAGACTCTCAGAAACTATGAAAAGTGAAAGGAAGGCTGCTAACAGAACCCCCAGTGTTTGCTGGGTTTTCTTCCAAATCTTCAAACACAGGTTTCACAAGCAAAGAAGTAAGGTCTTGACAATTGGTCATTCTCAAGTAGTGTTAGTGCCCCTGGTTTCATGTCATCTGCTTCTGTGGTCCCCAAAGATTTGAGCGGCCCTATGGACTGACCTTGACACTTGCTTGCTGGATTTCTGCTGCCTGGGTCTGGCTTTGCTGGAATACCTTAGGCTAAGACCTAGACTTGAACTCTAGATGTCTTTTTGCTTCCTGCCTCATTCATGGAGCACAGTTGGTTAAATTTTCAAGCAGATCAAAATCGTTAGCCATTAAGGAAGACACCCTGAAGAAGTAACTTGTGGCACATACAAAAATATGTTAGAAGACATTCACACGCCATGCATATTTTCACAAAAAGTTTCTATGCAAGAGTGATGCGGAGTTACTTCACGGTAAAAGGGTTATATAAAAAGCCCAAGAGACAGTTCCTTTACAAAATCTCAAGGATAAATATCACCCACATGGCCCAAATCCATCGAATAGGCTGCaatatttcctttgccttcacaCAGTGTACTTgggatacttaaaaaaaaaaaaattgtttgaatgTCAGTAGAGTATGCTTCCTTGACATCTGAAGTGGTAAAGTAGTAAAAGTTACTTTTGATCAAACTTTGTGAAAGCAACGAGTGTTAATATGttaaaacaatacttttttttacttaaaaacagaactaaCAACCgtccccaaaaaagaaaatagtgtaaAATGTGCCATGGAGTAACACATCATGAAGGTAAAGAAAAGTGTTCAATAATAGCAAGGTAATACTTTTCTGTAAGGACTGTTGGTTTTGATTAGCAccttttctgtaagtttaaatCATTATCCACATATTTTAAGTACTGAAATTGCAACTGCAACTTCTGAGTGAAAGTTCATTTTCAGCCTCTTAAGCTCTTAAAGTCATCTAAATCACCTGTTATTAAACTTGTTACCTAGAAACTGAATGAAAAATACCTGAGCAGTGGCTACGTAGTTATTGGGTATAGAGGAGTTCTTGTTTTTCCATcaacttctcatttttctcaaacTGTATATTTTCTCCTTATGTCACATAAAGTTGGATTGTATATAATGTTGGAATGCGTTCAGCCTTTAATTGCAAGTGCCACCAAAATTGCTGGGAAGAAGTTCAAtattgtttaaagaaaatgtttgccGTGTTTTATGAGTAGAAATTATGGTGAGGAGATATGGTGAATATTGAGATTaatgaattgttttatttcattattcttcaGGCTGGCCAGTTAAACTATGTGGATCCAGCTACTGGCTATGTTGTGCTCACTCAGCTCGCCCACTTGGAGAGAGGTGAATGCTGTGGCTCTGCCTGCAGACACGTGAGTAGCAAATTCTCGCATTACAGCAGCAGTTTTCCGTGCTTCTGTAACTTTGTAAATACctattatttgaaaaacaagtcaaataaaaa
It contains:
- the C1H1orf53 gene encoding uncharacterized protein C1orf53 homolog, with amino-acid sequence PYGGLVEPRCSSGNVWATGLNPGPPVFKLEGHLGARALRPPSRSAAGAGAGAGGEVPALHTCRRLPALRSLPPVQSCGGPGAAFTSQTGAATAAWILRILSHAGRRFPEPAAPALRRRPGPALPRPRPLRASPHSPCTPRPTGPRDLRPALRAASGPPPPAPRPRPLPPPAAMAARRGPALALASLGRRPPAPLGGGGRGPRARGAALCSAPGGDRGGPAPRSPEGPAGAERRPASEELTAAERRIADLHAAACAAGQLNYVDPATGYVVLTQLAHLERGECCGSACRHCPYGQVNVKDPSKRKKFNSYFYV